The genomic region GGCCGTACCGGCGCCGAGCATCGTGACGGCGACAGCCCACCAGGTGAAGGTGTCGACTGTCGCGATCATCCCCAGGGCGGCTGCCTGGGTGAGCATGCCCGCGGTGATGAGATGTTTACGGCCCCAACGGTCCGACAGTGCGCCAGTGAGAATCTGACCGAGGCCCCAGACGGCCGGATACACCGCGACGAGAATGCCGATGCGCTCGATTGACATGCCGGTAGCGGCGAACAGGATCGGAAACAAGCCCCACGACAGCCCGAAGTTGAGGTTGTTGACCAGTCCGGCCTGGCTGGCCGAGGACAGGGCGGGTTCGGTGAACGAAGTGCGGATGAAGATCTCGCGGTTCGTCTGGCTGCCATGGCTTCCGGGGTGCTGGTCGGCTTCGAGGCGGGCATGGCCCCGGGTCTCGCGCACCAGCACTGCACTGACGCCGAGCCCGATCGCTGCGTAGCCCAGGCCGAGGAGGAACGGTGCGGGCCGCAGTCCGTAGTGGGCGGCGAGATACCCGGCGACGACGGCGGTCACCGCGACGGCGCCGTATCCGGCGGCTTCGTTGAACCCCATCGCCAGGCCGCGCTGCCGAGGGCCCACGAGGTCGATTTTCATCACCACGGTGGTCGACCAGGTGAGCCCCTGGCTGAATCCCAGCAGTAGGTTGGCTGCGACCACCCAGCCCCACGACGGCGCCCAGATCAACATCAGTGGTACCGGCACCGCGAGTATCCATCCCGTCACCAGCACGGGCTTGCGGCCGAAGCGGTCCGACCACGTGCCCGCGAAATAGTTGGCCGCGGCCTTGGTGACACCGAACGCCAGCACATAGGTGAGCAGGAACGTGTACCCGGTCAACTGGAAGTGGCGCTCCGCCAGCAACGGCAACACCGTCTGCTCCTGGCCCACCATGCCCCCGACGAGGGCGTTGACCGCGACGAGCAGGATGAATTGGGACAGGTTGGCGCGCAGGCCCAGCCTCGGCGGGGGCTGCGTCGTGGTCATTTGCCCGTCGCCAGCCTTCCGCCCGTCACGTTCGCCCAGTCTTGCGGTCGCCGTAGTGCAGGCCGGTGTGCGCGCACTCGCGGTGGCCCTCGTCGACGATGGGCGCCAGATCGATGCCGGTGTCCGCGTTCGGGCGGGTCATGCCGGCCGGACGGTGGCGTCCGGTCCGGCAGCTCCGCCACGCCGGTGCAGGCCGGGAATGAGCCCGCCCACCGTGCTGCGGTAGTGCCGATAGTCGTCACCCAGTGCGGCAACGAGATCACGCTCCTCGAGCTGGACCGCGATCAGGATGTACCCCGTGGTTGCCACCGCGAACAGCAGGTGGCCCGCCGTCATCGTGGGTGCGGCCCAGAACGCGATGATGAACCCCACCATGATCGGGTGGCGCACAGTGCGATACAGCATCGACGTGCGGAAGGGCAGGTCCTTGTACGGTTCGCCGCGCCAGGCGAGATACACCTGACGCAGGCCGAACAGATCGAAGTGATTGATCATGAACGTCGACGCAAGGACGGTCAGCCAGCCCAGGGCGAACAGCGTCCACAGCAGGAATACCGCGGGCGCCCAGGTGACCTCCCAGACGATCGCGGGCATGGTCCGCCACTGCCAGTACAGCAGGAACAGGACCAGGCTCGCGATCAGCACATATGTGCTGCGCTCGATCGTCGTCGGCACGAACTTCGTCCACCACCGCTTGAACGCGGGCCGTGCCATCACGCTGTGCTGGACGGCGAACAGTCCCAGCAGCAGCACGTTGACGATGACCGCCTCACCGACGGACGCGGAAACACCGTTGTCCACGCTGCGGGGCACCAACAGGTTCCCGACGAAGCCGATCGCATACAGGAACGCCGCAAGGAACACGACATAACACACGGCGCCGTAGCCGATGGTGAGTGAGCGCTTCATGGTGTTCTCCTATGACGCCGTGCGGACCGGGCGGCCCGCAAGCTTCCATTCCGGGAATCCCTCGGAAAGCCGTTGTGCAGTAAGACCATTGGCACGCAGCACGGCGACCGCCTCGTCGGCGTAAACGCAGTAGGGCCCGCGGCAGTACGCGACGTAGTCCCTGTCGGCGGAAAGTTCGCCAAGCCGCGACTCGAGCTCGGACACCGGCATCGACAGCGCGCCGGCGATGTGTCCGGCCGAATACTCCTGCGCGGGTCGGACGTCGAGCAACACGACATCGTCGTCGGCCAGAAGCCGGGCGAGCTCGTCGGGCGTCACGGGTTCGAAACCGTCCCGGTCGCCGAGGAAATCCTGCACGACACGGTCCACCTCGGCCAGGTGTTGCTCCGCGGTCTGTCGCAGCGCGAGGACGAGGGCCAGCACTTCCTGCCCGGCGAGCCGGTAGTGGACGAAGAGGCCCTCGCGACGGGTTCGGACCAGCTGAGCCTGGCGCAGCTGTTGAAGGTGTCGGGACGCGTTGGCGACGGAAAGGCCGGTCTCGGTGGCCAGCGACTCGACGGAACGCTCGCCTTGGGCGAGGACCTCGAGGATCTCGAGTCGCTGCGGGCTGGCCAGTGCCTTGCCGATGCGGGCGAACTCCGCGTAGAGCCGGTTCTTGAACTCCCGCTTCACCGCGGGCTCGACGGTCACCTATTCACGATAAAACGCGAATAGCCAGATCGGAACCCCCAATCTGGGGTCTCTACATCGGGGCATTGGCGGGCACGAAAACCCCGGAGCTGTCCGCCTCCTCCTCGGCGCGGATCACGTGCACGACGGCGTTGATCAACGCCAGGTGGGTGAACGCCTGCGGGAAGTTGCCCAGATGGCGACCGGTGCGGGGCTCGATCTCCTCGGCGTACAGGTGCAACGGGCTGGCGAACGACAGCAGCCGCTCGCACAGATGCTTGGCCCGGTGGATCTCGCCGATCTCGACCAGCGCCGAGACCAGCCAGAACGAGCAGATGGTGAAAGTGCCTTCCTCGCCGGACAGGCCGTCGTCGGTCTCCTCGACGCGGTAGCGCAGCACCAGGCCCTCTTCGGTCAGCTCGTCGGCGATGGCCAGCACGGTGGCCCGGACTCGCGGGTCGTCGGGCGGCAAGAACCGCGTCAGCACGGCCAACAGCAACGACGCGTCGAGCGCATCGTCGTTGTAGCGCTGGGTGAGCACCCCGCGTTTGTCGACGCCGTGCTTGAGCACGTCGGCCTTGATCTCCTCGGCGATGGCCCGCCACTGCTGGGCATAGGACTTCTCGCCCTGCAGTTCGGCCAGTTTCGACCCGCGGTCCAGCGCCACCCAGCACATGATCTTGCTCGACGTGAAGTGCTGCGGTTCGCCGCGCACCTCCCAGATGCCGCGGTCGGGTTCCTTCCAATGCTTGATCGCCTCTTCGACCTGCTGCTTGAGCACCGGCCACAGCGTGTCGGAGATCTGTTCGCGCGACTTGGCGTGCAGGTACACCGAGTCCAGCATCGTGCCCCAGATGTCGTGTTGCATCTGGTCGTAGGCGCCGTTGCCGATGCGTACCGGCCGTGCACCGTCATAGCCGGACAGGTGGTGCAACTCCTCTTCGAGCAGGGTGCGTTCGCCGCCGACGGCGTACATCACCTGAAGCGGATGACGTTCACCGTTGTTGGCCCCCGACACGTCGGCGATGAACGCGAAGAAGTCGTCGGCCTCGCGGTCAAGGCCCAGCGTGTAGAGGCCCCACAGCGCGAACGTCGAGTCCCGCACCCACGCGTAGCGGTAGTCCCAGTTGCGTTCGCCCTGAGGCGTTTCCGGCAGCGACGTGGTGGGCGCCGCCAGCAGCGCGCCGGTCGGCGAGTACGTCAGCCCCTTGAGCGTCAACGCGCTGCGCTGCAGGTAAGACCGCCACGGGTGGTCGGGGAAGTCGCCGATGTTGATCCACTGGCGCCAGCACTCGCTGGTCGACCACATCTTCTCGGCGGCCTCGTCGTAGGTCTGCGGCGCCGGGTGCTTGGACCACGACAGCGCGACGAAGGCGTTGTCGCCCTCCTTCATCCGGGTGCGGGCCCGCGCCTCGTGGCCTTCCAGGCCCAGTCGCAGGTTCGTGGTCAGCCTCAGCGTCGGGTGCGCGTCGGGCTCCCGGCTGGCGCGCGCGATCGCCTCGCCGTAGGCCTGCGCCGAATACTCCCAGGTGGCCGGGATGCGGTGGTAGTCGAACGCCGGCTCGCAGTTCATCACCAGCTCGACCGTGCCACTCACACAGCGCACGGTCCGCAGCAGGATGTGCTCGGCGTCCCAGTCCATCGGTGTGCGGCGATGGGTGCGCGAGCGCGCCTCGAGGTCATGCCACGGCCCCATCACCAGCGCCTCGCGCACGATCAGCCAGCCGGTGTGGGTCTGCCACGTGGTCTCCAGGATCAGGCTGCCGGGCAGGTAGCGGCGCGCGGCGGGCACCGACACCCCATACGGTCCCAGCCGGAAGTGGCCGGCGCCGCGGTCGAGGATCGCGCCGAACACGCTCGGGGAGTCGGGCCTGGGCACGCACAGCCACTCGATCGAGCCGGCCGAGGAGATCAGGCACGTGTTCTCGCAGTCGGACAGGAAGCCGTAGTCGGCGATCGGCGGGAAGGGGTTCCGCAACGCCCCGGTCGGCGCGTAAGGCGTCGGTGCCGTGACGGTCAACGGAGTGTTCGACGCGACCGCGGGCGCGGGTCTGATCCCACTGTCGATCTCCGCAGACGCGTCCGACGGCCCGGTTTGTGACAGAACCATGCCGCCATCATCGACTGCCGACGTGCCCGGCGTCCACTCGTCGGGCGTGTGTCGGCGCCATCGCCGATCGCGGTCCGGCATAGGGTGGCGGCGTGGACGGCTTCCTCGATTGGTGGGACGGCGTCGAACTCTGGCTGACCGGTCTGCCGTTCATCGCCCAGACCGCGGTGGTGATGCCCGTCGTGCTCGTGATCGCCTACGGCACGGCGGTGGTGCTCGACGGTGCGCTGGGCAACGGCATCAAGCTGCTGCACCGGGTGCGCCACGACGACGAGGACGCCCGATGAGCGCTTGCGCGAAGAGAAGATAACACCGATGAGCGCTTGCGCGAAGAGAAGACAACACCGATGAGCGGCGGGATGCCGCGCTCGCGGGTGACGTTGGTGCTCGTCCTGCTGCTGGTACTGGTCGTCGTAATGTGGCTCCTGACGCGCTGAGCCGGCAAGGCGAAGTTCTTCGATTCTGTTATTCTTCCCGCCATGCCTACAGCGTCCGGCAACAAGGGCGGCCACATCCTGGCCCTCATTGCCGTGGAGTTCAGCGCTGTCGCAGATGTCTGCTGTTGTCGCTGACCAATATCCGTTCGCGATCTGGTGTCGGTGACGGCTGTGGCGTGATGCCCGGCATTGAGCCTTTGCCCTCTCCTTCGGAACGGACAAGCCCCGATGTCCCCCGAAAATGGAAAGGTCCCCCATGGTCGACATTCGTCAGTCCTGGCGCGCCGGTGTGGTGCTCGCCGCCACCGCAACACTGCTGGCCGCCTGCGGCGGCGGATCGAGCGACGTGGTCGGTGACAGCGGTGGTGACGCCGCCGAGACAACGCTCACGGTGATCGCCTATGCGGTGCCCGAGCCCGGCTGGAGCAAGATCATCCCGGCGTTCGCAGCCACCGAGGAGGGCAAGGGCGTCGCGGTGACCACCTCTTACGGGGCCTCGGGTGATCAGTCGCGCGCTGTCGTGGACGGCAAGCCCGCCGACCTGGTCAATTTCTCCGTCGAACCCGACGTCACCCGACTGGTCGACGCCGGCAAGGTCGCCGAGGGATGGAATGCGGGCGCCACCAAGGGCATTCCGTTCGGCTCGGTCGTCTCGCTCGTGGTCCGCGAGGGCAACCCGAAGAACATCAGGGACTGGGACGACCTGCTGCAACCCGGGCTCGAGGTGGTCAGCCCCAGTCCGCTCAGTTCCGGATCGGCCAAGTGGAACCTGCTGGCGCCCTACGCCGCCAAGAGCAACGGCGGACGGAACACCCAGGCCGGCCTTGAGTTCGTCGACAAGCTGGTCAGCGAGCACATCCGTACCCGGCCCGCATCGGGGCGCGAAGCCACCGACCTGTTCCTGCAGGGCAGCGGCGACGTATTGCTCAGCTACGAGAACGAGGCCATCAACATCGAACGACAGGGCAAGGCAGTGGAGCACGTCATTCCGCCGCAGACCTTCAAGATCGAGAACCCGGTCGCTGTCGTGACGTCCACCCAGCACGCCGAGCAGGCAAATGCGTTGAAGAACTTCCTCTACACGCCGGAGGGCCAGACGATCTGGGCGCAGGCCGGCTTCCGGCCGGTCGATCCCGGTGTCGCGGCGGACTTCGCAGCCGACTTCCCGGCGCCCGAGAAGCTGTGGACGATCGGCGACCTGGGTGGCTGGAGCGCCGTCGACCCGGCGCTGTTCGACAAGGACAACGGCGCCATCACCAAGATCTACAAACAGGCCACCGGATGACAGCGTCGCCGGGCGCGCTCGACTCCCGCCCGCTGCGGGGATTCTTCACCCGGCGCTACGGGCACACCTCGCTTCGCGTCGGCGTGGCGACCACATGGCTGTCGATCATCGTTCTGCTGCCGCTGGCCGCGATCGTCTGGCAGTCCGCAGGCGGGGGATGGTCGGCGTTCTGGGCGGCGATCACCTCGAACGCGGCGATCGAGTCGTTTCGGGTGACGTTGACGGTGTCGACGGCGGTCACGGTGCTCAACCTCGTCTTCGGTCTTCTCATCGCCTGGGTGCTGACCCGTGACGAGTTCCCGGGCAAGCGCTTCGTCGACGCCATCATCGACCTGCCGTTCGCGTTGCCGACCATCGTCGCGAGCCTGGTGATGCTGGCGCTCTACGGGCCCAACAGCCCGGTCGGCGTGCACATCCAGCAGACCATCTGGGGCATCGGCATCGCGCTGGCATTCGTGACGCTGCCGTTCGTGGTCCGGTCCGTGCAGCCGGTGCTGCTGGAATTGGACCACGAGGTCGAGGAGGCCGCGGCCTCGTTGGGAGCCGACAACCTCACGATCTTCCGGCTGGTGATCCTGCCCGCGCTCATGCCGTCG from Mycobacterium sp. IDR2000157661 harbors:
- a CDS encoding MFS transporter codes for the protein MTTTQPPPRLGLRANLSQFILLVAVNALVGGMVGQEQTVLPLLAERHFQLTGYTFLLTYVLAFGVTKAAANYFAGTWSDRFGRKPVLVTGWILAVPVPLMLIWAPSWGWVVAANLLLGFSQGLTWSTTVVMKIDLVGPRQRGLAMGFNEAAGYGAVAVTAVVAGYLAAHYGLRPAPFLLGLGYAAIGLGVSAVLVRETRGHARLEADQHPGSHGSQTNREIFIRTSFTEPALSSASQAGLVNNLNFGLSWGLFPILFAATGMSIERIGILVAVYPAVWGLGQILTGALSDRWGRKHLITAGMLTQAAALGMIATVDTFTWWAVAVTMLGAGTAMVYPTLLAAVGDVAHPMWRARAVGIYRLWRDSGYAAGAVVGGITADLWGPRAAVWVAAGISVVSGIVVAVRMYETRRV
- the mddA gene encoding methanethiol S-methyltransferase; the encoded protein is MKRSLTIGYGAVCYVVFLAAFLYAIGFVGNLLVPRSVDNGVSASVGEAVIVNVLLLGLFAVQHSVMARPAFKRWWTKFVPTTIERSTYVLIASLVLFLLYWQWRTMPAIVWEVTWAPAVFLLWTLFALGWLTVLASTFMINHFDLFGLRQVYLAWRGEPYKDLPFRTSMLYRTVRHPIMVGFIIAFWAAPTMTAGHLLFAVATTGYILIAVQLEERDLVAALGDDYRHYRSTVGGLIPGLHRRGGAAGPDATVRPA
- a CDS encoding ArsR/SmtB family transcription factor, translated to MTVEPAVKREFKNRLYAEFARIGKALASPQRLEILEVLAQGERSVESLATETGLSVANASRHLQQLRQAQLVRTRREGLFVHYRLAGQEVLALVLALRQTAEQHLAEVDRVVQDFLGDRDGFEPVTPDELARLLADDDVVLLDVRPAQEYSAGHIAGALSMPVSELESRLGELSADRDYVAYCRGPYCVYADEAVAVLRANGLTAQRLSEGFPEWKLAGRPVRTAS
- a CDS encoding glycoside hydrolase family 15 protein codes for the protein MVLSQTGPSDASAEIDSGIRPAPAVASNTPLTVTAPTPYAPTGALRNPFPPIADYGFLSDCENTCLISSAGSIEWLCVPRPDSPSVFGAILDRGAGHFRLGPYGVSVPAARRYLPGSLILETTWQTHTGWLIVREALVMGPWHDLEARSRTHRRTPMDWDAEHILLRTVRCVSGTVELVMNCEPAFDYHRIPATWEYSAQAYGEAIARASREPDAHPTLRLTTNLRLGLEGHEARARTRMKEGDNAFVALSWSKHPAPQTYDEAAEKMWSTSECWRQWINIGDFPDHPWRSYLQRSALTLKGLTYSPTGALLAAPTTSLPETPQGERNWDYRYAWVRDSTFALWGLYTLGLDREADDFFAFIADVSGANNGERHPLQVMYAVGGERTLLEEELHHLSGYDGARPVRIGNGAYDQMQHDIWGTMLDSVYLHAKSREQISDTLWPVLKQQVEEAIKHWKEPDRGIWEVRGEPQHFTSSKIMCWVALDRGSKLAELQGEKSYAQQWRAIAEEIKADVLKHGVDKRGVLTQRYNDDALDASLLLAVLTRFLPPDDPRVRATVLAIADELTEEGLVLRYRVEETDDGLSGEEGTFTICSFWLVSALVEIGEIHRAKHLCERLLSFASPLHLYAEEIEPRTGRHLGNFPQAFTHLALINAVVHVIRAEEEADSSGVFVPANAPM
- a CDS encoding Ms4533A family Cys-rich leader peptide, which gives rise to MPTASGNKGGHILALIAVEFSAVADVCCCR
- a CDS encoding sulfate ABC transporter substrate-binding protein; its protein translation is MVDIRQSWRAGVVLAATATLLAACGGGSSDVVGDSGGDAAETTLTVIAYAVPEPGWSKIIPAFAATEEGKGVAVTTSYGASGDQSRAVVDGKPADLVNFSVEPDVTRLVDAGKVAEGWNAGATKGIPFGSVVSLVVREGNPKNIRDWDDLLQPGLEVVSPSPLSSGSAKWNLLAPYAAKSNGGRNTQAGLEFVDKLVSEHIRTRPASGREATDLFLQGSGDVLLSYENEAINIERQGKAVEHVIPPQTFKIENPVAVVTSTQHAEQANALKNFLYTPEGQTIWAQAGFRPVDPGVAADFAADFPAPEKLWTIGDLGGWSAVDPALFDKDNGAITKIYKQATG
- the cysT gene encoding sulfate ABC transporter permease subunit CysT, with translation MTASPGALDSRPLRGFFTRRYGHTSLRVGVATTWLSIIVLLPLAAIVWQSAGGGWSAFWAAITSNAAIESFRVTLTVSTAVTVLNLVFGLLIAWVLTRDEFPGKRFVDAIIDLPFALPTIVASLVMLALYGPNSPVGVHIQQTIWGIGIALAFVTLPFVVRSVQPVLLELDHEVEEAAASLGADNLTIFRLVILPALMPSLLSGAGLAFSRAIGEYGSVVLIGGAVPGETEVSSQYIRQLIEFDDRTGAAAVSIVLLTVSFLVLLVLRTIGSRAAKREELDQ